GGCTTCGATCCGCTCGCCGTGCTCACGCCGGAGGAGCGCGCCGCCGTCGGCCGCCTGCCCTTCACGGCGGCGGACTGGGAGACGGCGCGTGCGGAGGGCGAGATGCTCGTCCTGCGCGTGCCGCGCGCCCCGGACGGCGCCCTCACGATGCTGCGGCTCGCCGAGCGTCTCGGCGGCGGCTTCGATCCGAAGGTCCACAAGGGCGTCGGCTATGCGCTGCGCGACGAATGGACGATCGACATCCAGGCGTTCGCCACCGAGGACACCGCGCCCGCCGGCTGGTACCTCGTCCGCCGCGCACCGCTCGGGGCGACGTGCAACCGGCCCTATCGCGAGCAGGATGCGGTGCTGGAGACGCTCGGCGCGACCCGCCCCGGCATCCCACGCCGCCGCAGCGCCGTCGAGGTCGCCTTCGACACGCTCTGCTGGGCGAAGGTGCGCGGCGAGCGTCTCCTCGAGGGCACGTGGGACTGGACGCGCAGCGCGAGCAGCGACCAGGGCTATGCGGCGCTCGGGGAGCACGGCGCCGGCGGGCTCGGCGTGATCGCGTACTCGCGCGCCGTGCGCTTCGGCACCCTCGGCGTCTGCCCGCAGCGTTGATCGCGGGTTTGCGGACCGGCGACGGGCTCTGGTAGGCCGACCCCGTGTACTTCGTCACCATGAAGACGCCGGGGTACTGCCTCTTCAGCACGACGCCGAGCGAGCGCTTCGCGATCGGTCTGCTCGACGATCAGCAGCGCGTGCACATGCTGGCCCGCAAGGCGGACGGCTGGGCCGTCGTGCACGACTGGCCGGTGGGCGAGCACTCGCATACCGACCTGATGCTCCGTCTCGGCGACGTGCCGGAGCCGGAGACGGTCGAGGAGCTGGCCAGGCTCGCCACCGGGGCCTGACGGGTGCCCGACGCGCTGGAGGGCATCCGCGTCCTCGACGTCGGCGGCGGCGTGGCGGCCGGCTACGCCACGAAGCTGCTCGCGGATATGGGTGCCGACGTCGTCAAGGTGGAAGCGCCGGGGGGCGATCCGACCCGGGGCCGCGGGCCGTTCCCCAAGGGCCAGCCCGATCCGGAGGCCAGCGGCCTCTTCCTCTACCTCAACACCAACAAGCGCGGCGCCGTCGTCGATCTCGCCGCCGCGTCCGGGCAACGCACGCTCGAGCGGCTGGCCGGCTGGGCCGATCTCCTCGTGCACGACGTGCATCCCACCGCGATGGCGGCGCACGGGCTCGACTGGGAGCGCCTGCACGCGGCCAACCCACGGCTCGTCATGACCTCGATCGCCCCGTTCGGCCTCACGGGGCCGCGCGCCACCTGGAAGGCGACCGATCTCGTCCTGTGGAACGCGGGCGGGGTCGCGACCCTGAACGGCGATCCGCAGCATCCCGAGCTGCCGCCGCTGAAGGCGTTCGGCGACCAGGCCGCGTTCCAGGCCGGCCTCAACGCCGCGATCCCGTCGCTGGCCGCGCTCTTCGCGCGCCTCGGCTCCGGCGTCGGCGAGCACGTCGAGGTGTCGGCGCAGGAGGCGGTGGCCGCAATCCTCGAGCTCACGTTCGAGTTCTGGCCCTACTGCGGGCTGGTTGCGTCGCGGCTCGGCGCCAAGCCCATCCAGCCGCTCTGCTTCATGGAGTGCCGCGACGGCTGGATCTTCGTCTGCTGCGTCGAGGAGCATCAGTGGAAGCAGTTCGTCGAGATCATGGGCAACCCGGAGTGGGCCCAGATGGATATCTTCGAGACACGCATCGCCCGCGGGGCGAACTTCGACGCGCTCCAGATATTCCTCCAGGAGTGGTGCGCGACGCAGTCGGTGCAGGAGCTCTACGAGGCCGCGCAGGCGCACCGCGTGCCGTTCGCGCCGGTGTCGACGATGGGCGACCTCGTCGCGTCGCCGCACCTGAAGACGCGCGGCTTCTTCGCCACGCTCGCCCA
The genomic region above belongs to bacterium and contains:
- a CDS encoding CoA transferase, which produces MPDALEGIRVLDVGGGVAAGYATKLLADMGADVVKVEAPGGDPTRGRGPFPKGQPDPEASGLFLYLNTNKRGAVVDLAAASGQRTLERLAGWADLLVHDVHPTAMAAHGLDWERLHAANPRLVMTSIAPFGLTGPRATWKATDLVLWNAGGVATLNGDPQHPELPPLKAFGDQAAFQAGLNAAIPSLAALFARLGSGVGEHVEVSAQEAVAAILELTFEFWPYCGLVASRLGAKPIQPLCFMECRDGWIFVCCVEEHQWKQFVEIMGNPEWAQMDIFETRIARGANFDALQIFLQEWCATQSVQELYEAAQAHRVPFAPVSTMGDLVASPHLKTRGFFATLAHPTAGEITMPGAPYRLSATPWRIRRPAPTLGQHTAGVLAMVGVDASDAGAGA